Proteins from one Hoplias malabaricus isolate fHopMal1 chromosome 2, fHopMal1.hap1, whole genome shotgun sequence genomic window:
- the LOC136686597 gene encoding polymeric immunoglobulin receptor-like, producing MKILFIYTYLISGLVGCFDVTGYTGGTVIIFCNHQKLGQNDKYFCKEGINPNTLKDCVIIKHNQTPNIVSHKDSRIALVDTPNILTVFHKELSLQDSGSYKCGASSLWNIDLNLKVNTDPCCMSPRTVTGFLGDTVTISCSYPEEFLEHLKYFFKKNGEHFTQLIRTTESQRDRFSISDDRSSKAVIVNLRDVREEDAGIYYCGAGIVGTTASYYSLFPEIELQVTVAQASSVIIPVSVCMTLLLIGGSALIFYKLRDCIRKRNDTTNCDYENEPPENQNHMRMSPQFQNMDLRTKQLHSAYQQLEPSSRERDSLYLNLQNNSN from the exons ATGAAGATCCTTTTCATCTATACCTACCTCATCTCAG GTCTAGTGGGCTGCTTTGATGTGACTGGCTACACAGGAGGCACTGTCATAATCTTCTGCAACCATCAAAAGCTTGGACAGAATGATAAATACTTTTGCAAGGAAGGCATTAATCCAAACACTCTAAAGGACTGTGTGATTATAAAACATAATCAAACTCCCAACATAGTGAGTCACAAAGACTCAAGAATTGCTTTAGTCGACACCCCTAATATTCTCACTGTGTTCCACAAAGAACTGAGTTTACAGGACTCTGGATCATATAAGTGTGGAGCATCTAGTTTGTGGAATATTGATTTGAACCTGAAAGTGAACACAG ATCCATGTTGCATGAGTCCAAGGACTGTAACTGGCTTCCTGGGGGACACTGTAACTATCAGTTGCTCCTATCCAGAGGAGTTCTTGGAACATTTAAAGTACTTCTTCAAAAAGAATGGTGAACATTTTACCCAACTCATCAGAACCACAGAGTCTCAGAGAGACCGATTCTCAATCTCGGATGACAGGAGCTCTAAAGCTGTCATTGTGAACCTCAGGGATGTGAGAGAAGAAGATGCAGGAATTTATTACTGTGGAGCTGGAATAGTGGGAACAACTGCCAGTTATTATTCCCTCTTTCCAGAGATTGAGCTACAGGTTACTGTAG CTCAAGCTTCCTCTGTCAtcatccctgtgtctgtgtgtatgactCTGCTGCTGATTGGAGGATCAGCTCTGATCTTCTACAAACTGAGAG actgtATTAGAAAGAGAAATGACACA ACTAATTGTGATTATGAAAATGAACCACCTGAAAACCAGAATCACATGAGAATGAGTCCACAATTCCAGAACATGGATCTCAGAACCAAACAATTGCATTCAGCCTACCAGCAACTGGAACCcagcagtagagagagagattcccTCTACCTCAATCTACAAAACAACAGTAATTAG